One part of the Scatophagus argus isolate fScaArg1 chromosome 12, fScaArg1.pri, whole genome shotgun sequence genome encodes these proteins:
- the LOC124068360 gene encoding myozenin-2 isoform X3 codes for MSLVQTVPSLLRSVRLTCGSISAPAWGKPLDHPHQLQNPVRQETQVRTEMMMMMMQAGHGDMTKKRMLQAKALSKEARGAPPFVVPGGLNLGKKMSVPKDLMMEELNLPSNRGSRMFQERQKRVERFTLENTANGANTNNAHPEAVPPRQVIPEPQGGKENQAFSMTGYSGPLKNIPHEKFNTTVIPKSYCSPWTEALGGSEVVLSIQPPQLPQRLQPANYRCFNRSAMPFGGPMASQRAIPVISFEAVESRNLPSIHQDLMCRRPNFNRAPRGWGIDYCPESNEL; via the exons ATGAGTTTGGTACAGACTGTTCCCTCTCTGCTGAGGAGTGTCAGACTGACGTGTGGAAGCATCTCAGCTCCAGCGTGGGGCAAACCACTCGACCATCCACACCAGCTCCAAAACCCAGTCAGACAGGAGACACAAGTAAGGACTGAG atgatgatgatgatgatgcaggcAGGCCATGGTGATATGACTAAGAAGAGGATGCTGCAGGCTAAGGCTCTGTCCAAGGAGGCCAGAGGAG CACCTCCATTTGTTGTGCCAGGGGGTCTGAATCTGGGGAAGAAGATGAGCGTTCCAAAAGACTTGATGATGGAGGAGCTCAACCTTCCATCTAATAGGGGCTCTCGCATGTttcaggagagacagaagagagtcGAGAGGTTCACACTGGAGAACACTGCCAATGGGGCTAACACCAACAAT GCGCATCCAGAGGCTGTTCCTCCCCGGCAGGTCATCCCAGAGCCACAGGGGGGAAAAGAGAACCAGGCTTTCTCCATGACTG GATATTCTGGCCCCCTGAAGAACATTCCTCATGAGAAATTCAACACAACAGTAATCCCCAAGTCGTACTGTTCCCCATGGACAGAAGCTTTGGGAGGCAGTGAAGTGGTCCTCAGTATCCAGCCACCTCAACTTCCACAAAGACTACAGCCTGCCAACTACAGGTGCTTCAACAG atCTGCCATGCCATTTGGGGGACCTATGGCCAGCCAGAGGGCAATCCCAGTGATTAGCTTTGAGGCAGTGGAGTCCAGGAATCTGCCCAGCATCCATCAGGACCTTATGTGTCGGCGGCCCAACTTCAACAGAGCACCCAGGGGATGGGGAATTGATTACTGCCCTGAATCTAACGAACTATGA
- the LOC124068360 gene encoding myozenin-2 isoform X2, producing the protein MSLVQTVPSLLRSVRLTCGSISAPAWGKPLDHPHQLQNPVRQETQVRTEMMMMMMQAGHGDMTKKRMLQAKALSKEARGGGLNLGKKMSVPKDLMMEELNLPSNRGSRMFQERQKRVERFTLENTANGANTNNAHPEAVPPRQVIPEPQGGKENQAFSMTGKHSLVMNLQKTVSKKGCPDVLAPGYSGPLKNIPHEKFNTTVIPKSYCSPWTEALGGSEVVLSIQPPQLPQRLQPANYRCFNRSAMPFGGPMASQRAIPVISFEAVESRNLPSIHQDLMCRRPNFNRAPRGWGIDYCPESNEL; encoded by the exons ATGAGTTTGGTACAGACTGTTCCCTCTCTGCTGAGGAGTGTCAGACTGACGTGTGGAAGCATCTCAGCTCCAGCGTGGGGCAAACCACTCGACCATCCACACCAGCTCCAAAACCCAGTCAGACAGGAGACACAAGTAAGGACTGAG atgatgatgatgatgatgcaggcAGGCCATGGTGATATGACTAAGAAGAGGATGCTGCAGGCTAAGGCTCTGTCCAAGGAGGCCAGAGGAG GGGGTCTGAATCTGGGGAAGAAGATGAGCGTTCCAAAAGACTTGATGATGGAGGAGCTCAACCTTCCATCTAATAGGGGCTCTCGCATGTttcaggagagacagaagagagtcGAGAGGTTCACACTGGAGAACACTGCCAATGGGGCTAACACCAACAAT GCGCATCCAGAGGCTGTTCCTCCCCGGCAGGTCATCCCAGAGCCACAGGGGGGAAAAGAGAACCAGGCTTTCTCCATGACTGGTAAGCATAGCCTGGTCATGAACCTTCAGAAGACTGTATCAAAGAAAGGCTGTCCGGACGTCCTGGCTCCAG GATATTCTGGCCCCCTGAAGAACATTCCTCATGAGAAATTCAACACAACAGTAATCCCCAAGTCGTACTGTTCCCCATGGACAGAAGCTTTGGGAGGCAGTGAAGTGGTCCTCAGTATCCAGCCACCTCAACTTCCACAAAGACTACAGCCTGCCAACTACAGGTGCTTCAACAG atCTGCCATGCCATTTGGGGGACCTATGGCCAGCCAGAGGGCAATCCCAGTGATTAGCTTTGAGGCAGTGGAGTCCAGGAATCTGCCCAGCATCCATCAGGACCTTATGTGTCGGCGGCCCAACTTCAACAGAGCACCCAGGGGATGGGGAATTGATTACTGCCCTGAATCTAACGAACTATGA
- the LOC124068360 gene encoding myozenin-2 isoform X1, with translation MSLVQTVPSLLRSVRLTCGSISAPAWGKPLDHPHQLQNPVRQETQVRTEMMMMMMQAGHGDMTKKRMLQAKALSKEARGAPPFVVPGGLNLGKKMSVPKDLMMEELNLPSNRGSRMFQERQKRVERFTLENTANGANTNNAHPEAVPPRQVIPEPQGGKENQAFSMTGKHSLVMNLQKTVSKKGCPDVLAPGYSGPLKNIPHEKFNTTVIPKSYCSPWTEALGGSEVVLSIQPPQLPQRLQPANYRCFNRSAMPFGGPMASQRAIPVISFEAVESRNLPSIHQDLMCRRPNFNRAPRGWGIDYCPESNEL, from the exons ATGAGTTTGGTACAGACTGTTCCCTCTCTGCTGAGGAGTGTCAGACTGACGTGTGGAAGCATCTCAGCTCCAGCGTGGGGCAAACCACTCGACCATCCACACCAGCTCCAAAACCCAGTCAGACAGGAGACACAAGTAAGGACTGAG atgatgatgatgatgatgcaggcAGGCCATGGTGATATGACTAAGAAGAGGATGCTGCAGGCTAAGGCTCTGTCCAAGGAGGCCAGAGGAG CACCTCCATTTGTTGTGCCAGGGGGTCTGAATCTGGGGAAGAAGATGAGCGTTCCAAAAGACTTGATGATGGAGGAGCTCAACCTTCCATCTAATAGGGGCTCTCGCATGTttcaggagagacagaagagagtcGAGAGGTTCACACTGGAGAACACTGCCAATGGGGCTAACACCAACAAT GCGCATCCAGAGGCTGTTCCTCCCCGGCAGGTCATCCCAGAGCCACAGGGGGGAAAAGAGAACCAGGCTTTCTCCATGACTGGTAAGCATAGCCTGGTCATGAACCTTCAGAAGACTGTATCAAAGAAAGGCTGTCCGGACGTCCTGGCTCCAG GATATTCTGGCCCCCTGAAGAACATTCCTCATGAGAAATTCAACACAACAGTAATCCCCAAGTCGTACTGTTCCCCATGGACAGAAGCTTTGGGAGGCAGTGAAGTGGTCCTCAGTATCCAGCCACCTCAACTTCCACAAAGACTACAGCCTGCCAACTACAGGTGCTTCAACAG atCTGCCATGCCATTTGGGGGACCTATGGCCAGCCAGAGGGCAATCCCAGTGATTAGCTTTGAGGCAGTGGAGTCCAGGAATCTGCCCAGCATCCATCAGGACCTTATGTGTCGGCGGCCCAACTTCAACAGAGCACCCAGGGGATGGGGAATTGATTACTGCCCTGAATCTAACGAACTATGA